The proteins below are encoded in one region of Desulfobacterales bacterium:
- a CDS encoding DUF3426 domain-containing protein, which produces MIITCATCGTSFRLKSSMVSESGSKVRCSKCQHVFIVYAPSAMPDSRSADQAGKGYKDDVSPGIFGADEEFAQSREAGRDATMEGETITDLEALRDTDKQAARMKEGDTISDLEAMINEDVTEVTREVSETETLFDEESPVFGPSDEPEISFSDLEAGPASEEIVSLEDLESGADSGELVDLDELTGKSEAPGMMDETGEIDFADLGRTAEDEDLFAETEIEEAPFEESSELYQTSEIDFEDVVKTTEDEDVFGESSADTSDFEETSEMDAVSEIDLDDMTRTTTEDEALFDETDLVAEETEPPELQPQSEDVWLEPEEPEKEMEGGFDTELEDFDLDKEPEEEKSSDSADKKNGGKKPAEPEKEASEESPSMATEDFELDFEDELEKALGDEEGGEEEALDLDLDLEQTPEAAEAESDELEEFDLESESESEFDEGPPSAGDAGDTEEAFDLDLDLDETPEKAEAESDELEEFDLDFEAELDEGEPATETADEEDFGLDLELDEFDDLDLETGDEEGTAELEEEDFDLDLDLRPEKESAETVDEGEEEFDLDLDFESEGQEAAASADAEEDFDLDLDLTPEGEKEAAGVSDEAFDLDLDLEPESEEETAEYELDLDSEAEPEKAASDEDFDLDLDLEPEGETAEGPSGDETAKTEEFDLSEIEDFLEEEAPAAESTETMEESAELDLDLETASEGQTVETESEAAESDLDLETMLDEEEDARFGDEKEISLETVDEQEAPEETEYAPEQPAAAAADEAFEAFPEEEAEPEPEPVAPVSEPTFARARKSRVKPVLITAIILIVLGAIAVGGYMFFFGGEEEPAVIDQGNLQIEMIPNPDYRFVNNETAGELLVVTGNVTNRYDQPRSFIQVKANLFNPAGQVLRSETAFAGNMVEDPELSSQSLETLKTQLANRRGDDDANVDVTPGQSVPFMVVFGSLPENMAEFNVEVIASATE; this is translated from the coding sequence ATGATAATTACCTGCGCGACATGTGGCACAAGCTTTCGGTTAAAGTCAAGCATGGTCAGTGAATCGGGCTCAAAGGTCCGATGCTCCAAATGTCAGCATGTATTTATCGTCTATGCCCCGTCGGCAATGCCGGATAGCCGCTCTGCAGACCAGGCCGGAAAAGGCTATAAAGACGATGTCTCCCCGGGAATTTTCGGAGCGGACGAAGAATTTGCGCAAAGCAGGGAAGCCGGCCGCGATGCCACAATGGAGGGTGAAACCATCACCGATCTGGAGGCGCTGCGCGATACGGACAAACAGGCCGCCCGGATGAAGGAAGGCGACACTATCAGCGATCTGGAGGCCATGATCAACGAGGATGTCACGGAAGTTACCCGGGAGGTATCCGAAACCGAGACCCTTTTTGATGAGGAAAGCCCCGTTTTTGGGCCCTCTGATGAACCGGAAATCAGTTTCTCGGATCTTGAGGCCGGCCCGGCATCGGAGGAGATCGTTTCCTTAGAAGATTTGGAATCCGGAGCGGATTCAGGGGAACTGGTGGATCTCGATGAATTGACCGGCAAGTCAGAAGCCCCCGGCATGATGGATGAAACCGGGGAAATCGATTTTGCGGATCTCGGCAGAACCGCTGAGGATGAAGACCTTTTCGCTGAAACGGAAATCGAAGAGGCACCATTTGAAGAGAGTTCGGAGTTGTATCAGACTTCTGAAATTGACTTTGAGGATGTCGTCAAAACCACAGAGGATGAAGATGTTTTTGGCGAGTCGTCGGCTGATACGTCCGACTTTGAAGAAACCTCGGAAATGGATGCGGTTTCAGAGATTGATCTGGATGATATGACCCGGACGACCACCGAGGATGAAGCCCTTTTTGATGAAACGGACCTCGTGGCCGAAGAAACCGAACCCCCGGAACTTCAGCCCCAGTCCGAGGATGTATGGCTTGAGCCCGAAGAACCAGAAAAAGAAATGGAAGGAGGTTTTGATACTGAATTGGAAGATTTTGATTTAGACAAGGAACCAGAAGAAGAAAAATCCTCTGATTCAGCAGACAAAAAAAACGGCGGCAAAAAACCGGCAGAGCCTGAGAAAGAAGCTTCTGAAGAATCCCCGTCAATGGCCACCGAGGATTTTGAGCTCGATTTTGAGGACGAGCTCGAAAAGGCCCTGGGTGATGAAGAAGGCGGCGAGGAAGAGGCGCTTGATCTGGACCTGGACCTTGAACAAACCCCTGAGGCAGCGGAAGCCGAAAGCGATGAACTCGAGGAATTTGATTTAGAGTCCGAATCCGAATCCGAGTTCGATGAGGGGCCACCGAGTGCTGGCGATGCAGGCGATACAGAAGAAGCGTTTGACCTGGATCTCGATCTCGATGAAACCCCGGAAAAGGCGGAAGCCGAAAGCGATGAGCTTGAGGAGTTTGATTTAGACTTTGAGGCCGAACTGGATGAAGGCGAGCCTGCCACCGAAACTGCTGATGAAGAAGATTTTGGGCTGGATCTGGAATTGGATGAGTTTGACGATCTGGACCTGGAAACAGGAGATGAAGAAGGCACTGCGGAGCTCGAGGAAGAGGATTTTGATCTGGACCTGGATCTCAGACCGGAAAAAGAATCCGCGGAAACCGTCGATGAAGGCGAAGAAGAGTTTGATCTGGATTTGGATTTTGAATCCGAGGGTCAGGAGGCAGCGGCGTCCGCCGATGCTGAAGAAGACTTTGATCTGGACCTGGACCTGACGCCAGAGGGCGAAAAAGAGGCTGCCGGCGTCTCGGATGAAGCATTTGATCTGGATCTGGACCTTGAGCCTGAATCCGAAGAAGAGACTGCGGAATATGAACTGGATCTGGACTCCGAGGCTGAGCCCGAAAAAGCGGCATCAGACGAGGACTTTGACCTGGATCTGGACCTTGAGCCCGAGGGCGAAACGGCTGAGGGCCCCTCCGGCGACGAAACCGCCAAAACAGAAGAATTCGATCTTTCCGAGATCGAGGACTTTCTCGAGGAAGAAGCGCCGGCTGCCGAATCAACGGAAACCATGGAAGAGAGTGCGGAACTGGATTTGGATCTGGAGACAGCCTCAGAAGGCCAAACCGTGGAGACTGAATCCGAAGCCGCTGAATCCGATCTGGATCTTGAAACGATGCTGGACGAGGAGGAAGATGCCAGGTTCGGGGATGAAAAGGAAATCTCCCTGGAAACCGTTGATGAACAGGAAGCGCCAGAGGAAACCGAATATGCCCCGGAACAACCTGCTGCTGCTGCGGCTGACGAGGCTTTTGAGGCCTTTCCGGAAGAAGAAGCCGAGCCCGAGCCCGAGCCCGTGGCCCCGGTTTCTGAGCCCACGTTTGCCAGAGCCCGCAAAAGCCGGGTAAAACCCGTGCTGATTACAGCAATCATCCTGATCGTGCTCGGGGCGATTGCCGTAGGCGGTTATATGTTTTTCTTTGGCGGCGAAGAAGAACCGGCTGTCATCGACCAGGGGAATCTGCAGATCGAAATGATTCCGAATCCGGATTATCGTTTTGTGAATAATGAAACCGCCGGTGAACTGCTTGTGGTTACCGGCAATGTAACCAACCGATACGACCAGCCCCGCAGTTTTATTCAGGTGAAGGCGAACCTGTTTAACCCTGCGGGGCAGGTCCTTCGCTCCGAGACCGCTTTTGCCGGAAACATGGTTGAGGATCCGGAGCTTTCCAGCCAATCCCTTGAAACCCTTAAAACACAACTGGCCAACCGTAGAGGGGACGATGATGCCAATGTGGATGTGACCCCCGGGCAATCCGTCCCCTTTATGGTGGTCTTTGGCAGTCTTCCGGAAAATATGGCGGAATTTAATGTGGAGGTGATTGCCTCTGCCACAGAATAG
- a CDS encoding DUF1992 domain-containing protein, with translation MFPVYTGFEKIVEERIAQAQKRGEFENLKGAGKPLPKEDLSHIPEELRLAYRILKNADCLPPEIELKKEIRQTEALLEEISDVRLKYKTMKKLNFLILKLNTLRQGAIQFEVPQQYEGALLDRLATSKKSDDPA, from the coding sequence ATGTTTCCAGTATACACCGGGTTTGAAAAAATAGTGGAGGAGCGGATTGCCCAGGCGCAGAAACGCGGGGAATTCGAGAACCTGAAGGGAGCGGGCAAACCCCTGCCCAAAGAAGACTTAAGCCACATTCCGGAAGAACTCCGCCTGGCCTACCGCATATTGAAAAACGCCGATTGTCTGCCGCCGGAAATTGAGCTGAAAAAGGAGATCCGGCAAACCGAAGCCCTGCTGGAAGAGATCAGCGATGTCCGGCTGAAATATAAGACAATGAAGAAATTGAATTTTTTAATACTAAAGCTCAACACGCTGCGCCAGGGCGCGATCCAATTTGAAGTGCCCCAGCAGTATGAGGGCGCACTGCTGGACCGGCTGGCAACCAGCAAAAAATCGGATGATCCCGCCTAA
- a CDS encoding D-alanine--D-alanine ligase, translating to MGKKLSVALLAGGTSSERDISLKGGDQVYAALDKEKYHVHRYDPQADIPRLFADAPGIDVALVILHGANGEDGTVQGLLDLLNIPYQCSGPLGSALAMNKLASKKLYEAAGIPVPAYMGVTRKAGVDAADCAARIGLPMVVKPVSSGSSIGMSIVRKADALPEALEIAFAADETVLIEEYVSGIEITGGVLGNDTLESLPIVEIVPAAHHEYFNFTAKYTAGETREICPARISGALTQQAQNLAVKAHRALFCKGCSRTDMILRKDRIYVLETNTIPGMTPASLLPLAAGTLGMSFGQLLDRLIELGLERRQPDFEKGPNL from the coding sequence ATGGGAAAAAAGCTATCTGTTGCCCTGCTTGCCGGCGGCACTTCCTCTGAGCGCGACATTTCTTTAAAAGGCGGCGATCAGGTTTATGCCGCGCTTGATAAAGAAAAATACCACGTGCACCGCTATGATCCCCAAGCCGATATTCCGAGACTTTTTGCCGATGCCCCCGGTATCGATGTGGCCCTGGTAATTCTTCATGGTGCCAACGGGGAGGACGGGACAGTGCAAGGCCTCCTTGACCTCCTAAACATTCCATATCAGTGCTCCGGTCCTTTGGGCAGCGCCTTAGCCATGAACAAACTGGCCTCAAAAAAACTCTATGAAGCCGCCGGCATTCCGGTACCGGCCTATATGGGGGTGACCCGGAAGGCTGGAGTGGATGCAGCGGATTGTGCGGCGCGTATAGGGCTTCCCATGGTGGTAAAGCCCGTAAGCTCCGGTTCCAGTATCGGCATGAGCATTGTCCGGAAAGCGGATGCTTTGCCCGAGGCCCTGGAAATCGCATTTGCCGCAGATGAAACAGTCTTAATCGAGGAATATGTCTCCGGTATCGAAATCACCGGCGGCGTCCTCGGCAACGACACCCTGGAATCGCTCCCGATAGTTGAAATTGTGCCGGCCGCCCATCACGAATATTTCAATTTTACCGCCAAATATACGGCCGGCGAAACCCGGGAAATCTGCCCGGCCCGGATCAGCGGGGCGCTTACCCAACAGGCCCAAAATCTGGCCGTAAAAGCCCATCGCGCCCTTTTCTGCAAGGGCTGCAGCCGCACGGATATGATCCTGCGCAAGGACCGGATTTATGTGCTTGAGACCAATACAATCCCCGGCATGACCCCGGCAAGCCTACTGCCCCTGGCCGCAGGGACACTGGGAATGAGCTTCGGCCAGCTCCTGGACCGGCTGATCGAACTGGGGCTTGAACGCCGGCAACCAGATTTTGAGAAAGGACCGAATTTATGA
- the purD gene encoding phosphoribosylamine--glycine ligase has protein sequence MKILIIGSGGREHALAWKMAKSPKARKIYCAPGNAGIAQAAECVAIDSGDIPKLLAFAREKAMDLTVVGPEAPLADGIVDEFEKAGLKIFGPTKKAAEIESSKSFAKRLMQRYNIPTAAGRAFTGFESAKEYINKMPAPIVVKADGLAAGKGVMVCETREAALDALDRIMKEESFGEAGRKVVIEECLTGEEASFIAFTDGEHVVPLPASQDHKAVYDNDQGPNTGGMGAYSPAPLVDAAMQQKILSEIMIPAVRAMAAEGRPYKGVLYAGLMIERDQVKVVEFNARFGDPETQPLLMRVKSDIVPIMEAVVDGGLDKCRIDVDERFAVCVIMAAEGYPGSYKKGMEIAGLDAARRLKDVEVFHSGTAEKNGKPVTSGGRVLGVTALGDTIYKSIEKAYEAAGKISWKGVYYRSDIGQKAVKRLETPPRVGIVMGSDSDYKVMQAAGDVLKSFGIPYEITVASAHRTPARAMEFAASALDRGMRVIIAGAGHAAHLAGVLAAHTTLPVIGVPIDSSALSGWDSLLSTVQMPPGVPVATMAIGKSGARNAGILAVQILSVSDPDLQRQLSEFKSEMAEKVEQKAAALKF, from the coding sequence ATGAAGATTTTGATCATTGGCAGCGGCGGCAGAGAGCATGCGCTGGCCTGGAAAATGGCAAAAAGTCCGAAAGCCCGAAAAATTTACTGTGCCCCCGGCAATGCCGGCATCGCCCAGGCGGCCGAGTGCGTGGCCATTGATTCGGGAGATATCCCCAAATTACTGGCTTTTGCCCGGGAAAAAGCCATGGATCTCACCGTGGTCGGCCCGGAGGCGCCCCTGGCGGATGGCATCGTGGATGAATTTGAAAAAGCGGGCCTGAAAATTTTCGGTCCCACCAAAAAAGCGGCCGAGATTGAGTCAAGCAAGTCCTTTGCCAAGCGGCTGATGCAGCGCTATAATATTCCGACAGCAGCGGGCCGGGCATTTACCGGATTTGAGAGCGCAAAAGAATACATCAATAAAATGCCCGCGCCCATCGTGGTTAAAGCCGACGGCCTGGCCGCCGGCAAAGGGGTTATGGTCTGCGAAACCCGGGAGGCAGCGCTTGATGCTTTAGACCGGATAATGAAAGAAGAAAGCTTTGGTGAGGCCGGCCGAAAGGTCGTGATCGAGGAATGCCTGACCGGCGAGGAAGCCTCTTTTATTGCGTTCACCGATGGCGAACATGTGGTGCCCCTGCCGGCGTCCCAGGATCATAAGGCGGTCTATGATAATGACCAGGGACCGAACACCGGCGGCATGGGCGCTTATTCCCCGGCGCCGCTGGTGGATGCGGCCATGCAGCAAAAGATCCTCTCAGAGATTATGATTCCCGCGGTCCGGGCCATGGCCGCGGAAGGCCGGCCCTACAAGGGCGTGCTTTATGCCGGGTTGATGATTGAGCGGGACCAGGTCAAAGTGGTTGAATTTAATGCACGCTTCGGAGATCCGGAAACCCAGCCGCTCTTGATGCGGGTAAAATCCGATATCGTCCCGATAATGGAAGCCGTGGTGGACGGAGGACTCGATAAATGCCGGATCGATGTGGATGAGCGGTTTGCCGTGTGCGTGATTATGGCAGCAGAAGGCTATCCGGGATCCTATAAAAAAGGCATGGAAATTGCCGGACTGGATGCGGCGCGGAGACTGAAAGATGTCGAAGTGTTCCATTCCGGAACTGCGGAGAAAAACGGCAAACCGGTCACCAGTGGCGGCCGGGTGCTTGGCGTGACCGCCCTTGGGGACACCATTTATAAGTCTATTGAAAAGGCCTATGAGGCGGCCGGCAAAATCAGCTGGAAAGGGGTTTACTATCGCTCGGACATCGGTCAAAAGGCGGTGAAACGGCTGGAAACCCCGCCCAGGGTGGGCATCGTCATGGGCAGCGACTCCGACTATAAGGTGATGCAGGCGGCCGGGGATGTTTTGAAAAGCTTCGGCATCCCCTATGAGATCACCGTGGCCTCCGCGCATCGCACCCCGGCCCGGGCCATGGAGTTCGCCGCATCTGCTCTGGATCGCGGCATGCGGGTCATTATTGCGGGCGCCGGCCATGCCGCGCATCTGGCCGGCGTATTGGCCGCCCACACGACACTGCCGGTAATCGGGGTCCCGATTGACTCCTCTGCCCTGTCCGGCTGGGATTCCCTGCTCTCAACCGTTCAGATGCCGCCGGGGGTGCCGGTGGCCACCATGGCCATTGGCAAGTCCGGGGCCAGAAACGCCGGAATACTGGCGGTTCAGATCCTCTCCGTTTCAGATCCTGATCTACAGCGTCAGCTCTCAGAGTTTAAGTCGGAAATGGCGGAAAAAGTTGAGCAAAAGGCAGCAGCCCTCAAATTTTAA
- a CDS encoding L-threonylcarbamoyladenylate synthase produces the protein MSKRQQPSNFNSRFASIDPVAPDQILIRQAAELIKTGRLVVFPTRALYGIGADIYNPDAVSRVFQAKRRAADKPVSVLIRSEARLNELADDVPETARRLMHRFWPGLITLVFAAGPDVPAALTGNTGKIGIRMPAHPVADALLAELPHPITGTSANLSGEPGCAQLSELALDIANKMAMILDAGPLAGGAGSTVVDVTTDPPVVLREGGVSEIDILNSLK, from the coding sequence TTGAGCAAAAGGCAGCAGCCCTCAAATTTTAATTCCCGGTTTGCTTCAATTGACCCGGTTGCGCCGGACCAGATTTTAATCCGGCAGGCGGCGGAGCTGATAAAAACCGGCCGCCTGGTGGTATTTCCCACGCGCGCCCTCTATGGGATTGGTGCGGATATCTATAATCCGGATGCGGTCTCCCGGGTGTTTCAGGCCAAACGCCGGGCCGCGGATAAGCCCGTTTCCGTGCTGATCCGATCTGAAGCCCGGCTAAACGAGCTGGCCGACGACGTTCCGGAAACGGCAAGGCGGCTGATGCACCGATTCTGGCCGGGTCTTATCACCCTTGTCTTTGCCGCCGGACCCGATGTGCCGGCCGCACTTACCGGAAATACCGGCAAAATCGGTATCCGGATGCCCGCGCATCCCGTGGCTGATGCCCTGCTCGCGGAACTGCCCCATCCGATCACCGGCACCAGCGCCAATTTATCCGGTGAGCCGGGATGCGCGCAACTTTCGGAGCTTGCTTTAGATATTGCCAACAAGATGGCGATGATCCTTGATGCCGGACCCTTGGCAGGCGGCGCCGGATCGACCGTGGTGGATGTCACCACAGATCCGCCGGTTGTATTGCGCGAAGGCGGGGTGTCTGAGATTGATATTCTCAATAGCCTGAAATAA
- the msrB gene encoding peptide-methionine (R)-S-oxide reductase MsrB gives MGTYTGCQGDAVGTNSPENKDAPENLETATFAGGCFWCMEAPFEKLDGVYKVVSGYTGGHTENPAYEEVSAGRTGHAEAIQVSYDPEKISYEQLLDVFWRQIDPTDAGGSFVDRGSQYRSAIFYENENQKKLAGASRKKLEASARFKEPVVTEIVPLDKFYPAEDYHQDYYKTHPIRYKFYRHGSGRDQFLTKVWKNEKEVEQEAEKDTGAYSRPPDAELKEKLTPLQYAVTRKDKTEPPFDNEYWENKKAGIYVDVVSGEPLFSSTDKFESGTGWPSFTRPIKPDAVVEKKDRSLFMTRTEVRSRHADSHLGHVFDDGPPPTGLRYCINSAALRFIPEDELKESGYGEFKKLFE, from the coding sequence ATGGGCACATATACTGGCTGTCAGGGCGATGCGGTCGGCACCAATTCGCCGGAAAATAAAGACGCACCGGAAAATCTTGAGACCGCGACGTTTGCCGGCGGCTGTTTCTGGTGCATGGAGGCGCCGTTTGAAAAGCTTGACGGCGTATACAAGGTAGTCTCCGGCTACACCGGGGGACATACTGAAAACCCGGCCTATGAGGAAGTGTCAGCCGGCAGAACCGGCCACGCCGAAGCCATTCAGGTTAGCTATGATCCGGAAAAAATCTCCTATGAGCAGCTGCTGGATGTTTTCTGGCGGCAGATTGACCCCACGGATGCGGGCGGCTCATTCGTGGACCGGGGATCGCAATATCGATCGGCAATTTTTTATGAAAACGAAAACCAAAAAAAGCTGGCCGGGGCATCCCGCAAAAAGCTGGAAGCCTCCGCGCGGTTTAAAGAACCGGTTGTCACTGAAATCGTGCCGCTGGATAAATTCTACCCGGCGGAAGACTATCATCAGGATTATTACAAAACCCATCCCATCCGGTACAAATTCTATCGACACGGCTCCGGCCGGGATCAGTTCCTGACAAAGGTGTGGAAAAACGAAAAGGAAGTAGAGCAGGAAGCGGAAAAGGATACCGGGGCTTATAGCCGGCCGCCGGATGCGGAATTGAAAGAAAAACTCACCCCCCTTCAATACGCGGTTACCCGAAAAGATAAAACCGAGCCGCCGTTTGACAATGAATACTGGGAAAACAAGAAAGCCGGCATATATGTGGATGTGGTCTCCGGCGAGCCGCTTTTTTCGTCAACGGACAAATTCGAGTCCGGCACCGGATGGCCGAGCTTTACCCGGCCGATCAAACCGGATGCCGTGGTGGAAAAGAAAGACCGGAGCTTATTCATGACCCGCACGGAGGTGCGAAGCCGGCACGCAGACTCGCATCTGGGCCACGTATTTGACGACGGGCCGCCGCCCACGGGCTTGCGCTACTGCATCAACTCCGCCGCGCTTCGGTTTATCCCTGAGGATGAACTGAAAGAATCCGGATACGGGGAATTCAAAAAGCTTTTTGAATAA
- the traT gene encoding complement resistance protein TraT, producing the protein MMTKQKLLIIVALITAVAFAAGCTSVSRGIGKVTANKYAEPRSGTVWAVPPPQLEPPRPDDKNVYISFRNISDAQSVDLNDELKNAAQAQGWNIVRDPQEATYRLRASLRYFGEVKPGSGGAGIARNMGAISGAAVGIGTGAAVGKATDSWAAGAAAGVGAGGLVGQGIANASRPREWAMIIDFVLEEYNEQPIEYELMRDTGASTRDSAGTGNSRMAAGGGTRGTNTSTGRMSKTSNYFPHGVRLSAWANQMNMKQEEAMPLIKERTQKVVTQMLPQ; encoded by the coding sequence ATGATGACAAAACAAAAGCTTTTAATTATTGTCGCATTGATCACGGCTGTTGCATTCGCTGCCGGCTGCACCAGTGTTTCCCGGGGGATCGGCAAGGTAACGGCCAATAAGTACGCAGAACCCAGAAGCGGGACGGTCTGGGCGGTACCGCCGCCGCAGCTGGAGCCGCCCAGACCGGATGATAAGAACGTATACATATCGTTTAGAAACATCAGCGACGCCCAGTCAGTGGATCTCAACGATGAACTGAAAAATGCCGCCCAGGCACAGGGCTGGAACATCGTCCGGGATCCGCAGGAAGCCACCTACCGACTGCGCGCCTCGCTTCGCTACTTCGGTGAAGTTAAACCCGGATCCGGCGGCGCCGGCATCGCCCGGAATATGGGCGCGATCAGCGGGGCAGCGGTGGGCATCGGAACCGGGGCAGCGGTGGGTAAAGCGACAGACAGCTGGGCCGCCGGTGCAGCCGCAGGCGTTGGCGCGGGCGGATTGGTGGGCCAGGGCATCGCCAATGCCTCCAGGCCGCGCGAGTGGGCAATGATCATTGATTTCGTACTTGAAGAGTACAACGAACAGCCGATTGAATATGAACTCATGCGCGATACCGGCGCAAGTACCCGGGATTCGGCCGGCACCGGCAACAGCCGCATGGCTGCCGGCGGCGGTACCCGCGGGACGAACACCAGCACGGGCCGCATGAGCAAAACCAGCAACTATTTCCCGCACGGGGTTCGTCTTTCCGCCTGGGCCAACCAGATGAACATGAAGCAGGAAGAGGCAATGCCCCTGATCAAGGAACGCACCCAGAAAGTGGTGACCCAGATGCTGCCGCAATAG
- a CDS encoding acyl-CoA dehydrogenase family protein translates to MLLNPKTETFEHLDPESRELMKKTVEFFENKGKAKLKEASHERIWYQDFIDFLKENQVFAKLLTPAPYAPDDPDTRWDTYRNCDFNEILGFYNLSHWYAWQVSILGLGPIWMSKNETIKQKTAQMLKDGGIFAFGLSERAHGADLYSSEMSLTPLGDGKYVADGGKYYIGNANKAALVSTFGKDSETDDYVFFAVSPYHENYDLIQNVVNWEGYVAEYALNSYPITDDDILEYGREAWDAALNTVNVGKFNLGWGAIGICTHAFYEAINHASHRNLYGNYVTDFPHIKQLFVDAYTRLAAMKIFSQRATDYFRSASADDRRYLLYNPMVKMKVPTQGEEVINLLWDVIAARGFEKDVYFEMAAKDIRSLPKLEGTVHVNMALIIKFMANYFFNPAEFPEIPKQDAPADDEFLFNQGPTKGLGKIQFHDYNLAYNSVDTPNINVFKEQIKAFTDFLVNAAPSKEQAQNIDFLLTIGELFTLVAYGQLIIEKYNMEKFDDDLLEQIFDFMVRDFSKYALEVYYKRDSSEKQQEMCLKMLRKPSVDYERFDRFWQNHVYALRDTYEMSE, encoded by the coding sequence ATGCTGCTTAACCCCAAAACCGAAACGTTTGAACATCTCGACCCCGAATCCCGGGAGTTGATGAAAAAAACCGTTGAATTCTTTGAAAACAAGGGCAAGGCCAAACTCAAGGAGGCCAGCCACGAACGAATCTGGTACCAGGACTTTATTGATTTTCTAAAAGAAAACCAGGTCTTTGCCAAGCTGCTGACCCCGGCCCCCTATGCCCCGGATGACCCGGACACCCGCTGGGACACCTACCGCAACTGCGATTTTAATGAAATTCTGGGTTTTTACAACCTTTCCCACTGGTATGCCTGGCAGGTTTCCATCCTGGGCCTGGGCCCCATCTGGATGAGCAAGAATGAAACAATCAAGCAAAAAACCGCCCAGATGTTAAAAGACGGCGGCATCTTTGCCTTCGGCCTCTCCGAGCGGGCCCACGGGGCGGACCTCTATTCATCGGAAATGTCGCTGACGCCTTTAGGCGACGGCAAATACGTGGCAGACGGCGGCAAATACTATATCGGCAATGCCAACAAGGCGGCCCTGGTTTCCACTTTCGGCAAGGACTCGGAAACCGATGACTACGTCTTTTTTGCGGTAAGCCCCTATCATGAAAACTATGATCTTATCCAGAACGTGGTCAACTGGGAGGGCTATGTGGCGGAATACGCCTTAAACAGCTATCCGATTACCGATGACGACATCCTCGAATACGGCCGGGAAGCATGGGATGCGGCATTAAACACCGTCAACGTCGGCAAATTCAACCTGGGCTGGGGCGCCATCGGCATCTGCACCCACGCCTTTTATGAGGCCATCAACCATGCCAGCCACCGCAACCTCTACGGCAACTATGTCACGGATTTTCCGCACATCAAGCAGCTGTTCGTGGATGCCTATACCCGCCTGGCGGCCATGAAGATTTTCTCCCAGCGGGCCACCGACTATTTCCGTTCCGCCTCGGCCGATGACCGCCGGTATCTTTTGTATAACCCGATGGTTAAAATGAAGGTGCCCACCCAGGGCGAAGAGGTCATCAACCTGCTCTGGGACGTGATCGCCGCCCGCGGATTTGAAAAAGACGTCTACTTTGAAATGGCGGCCAAAGACATCCGGTCCCTGCCCAAGCTGGAAGGCACGGTCCATGTGAACATGGCCCTTATCATCAAGTTTATGGCCAATTACTTCTTCAATCCGGCGGAATTTCCGGAAATTCCCAAACAGGATGCCCCGGCGGATGACGAATTCCTGTTTAACCAGGGACCGACCAAGGGACTTGGAAAAATCCAGTTCCACGACTACAACCTCGCCTACAACAGCGTTGACACCCCGAACATCAATGTGTTCAAGGAGCAGATCAAGGCATTTACGGACTTTCTCGTCAATGCCGCGCCCTCCAAAGAGCAGGCCCAGAACATTGACTTTCTGCTTACCATCGGCGAACTCTTCACCCTGGTGGCCTACGGGCAGCTGATTATCGAGAAATACAATATGGAGAAATTCGACGATGACCTGCTGGAGCAGATTTTTGACTTCATGGTCCGCGATTTTTCAAAATATGCGCTGGAAGTCTATTACAAGCGCGACAGCAGCGAAAAACAGCAGGAAATGTGCCTGAAGATGCTCAGAAAACCGAGTGTGGACTACGAGCGGTTCGACCGGTTCTGGCAAAACCATGTGTATGCGCTTCGGGACACCTATGAAATGAGCGAATAA